Proteins from a single region of Rhinatrema bivittatum chromosome 13, aRhiBiv1.1, whole genome shotgun sequence:
- the TIMM10 gene encoding mitochondrial import inner membrane translocase subunit Tim10, giving the protein MMDPLRAQQLAAELEVEMMADMYNRMTNACHRKCVPPHYKEAELSKGECVCLDRCVSKYLDIHERMGKKLTELSMQDEELMKRMQQGTGSVQ; this is encoded by the exons ATGATGGATCCCTTGAGGGCGCAACAGCTGGCGGCAGAGTTGGAGGTGGAGATGATGGCAGACATGTACAATAG GATGACGAATGCCTGCCACCGGAAGTGCGTCCCCCCTCACTACAAGGAAGCCGAGCTGTCCAAGGGGGAGTGCGTCTGCCTGGACCGTTGTGTCTCCAAGTACCTGGACATCCACGAGCGCATGGGCAAGAAACTGACGGAGCTGTCCATGCAGGACGAAGAGCTGATGAAGAGAATGCAGCAGGGGACAGGCTCGGTGCAGTGA